The following coding sequences are from one Phycisphaeraceae bacterium window:
- a CDS encoding ATP-dependent helicase has protein sequence MSLFDTSGSSSAAGAWQLAGALSDEQRAAVEFGLREPERPLIVLAGPGTGKTRVIMYRIARLVEAGSYSGPVEPESILAVTFTVGAATQMRDRLAGLVGGAMASRVRSHTFHALGNTLLHRFGDVLGLDMSRTSLIDSAQRTRMYVALMLEHDLFRDRASEGRRALVGQAEAFITAAHNRALTPKDCLAYATRWIDAAERSGGSGEAALAERTRAAHFGQHARLFELVEQECLRRRFLTFEHLIALPIRLLRDHAGIAAVIRQEFRHIVVDEFQDMNPAQIELLRLLSPPTGAGGPARDVCVVGDDDQAIYGFRGASDRAFADFAALYPDHARLPLTGNYRSGRAILDVANDVMSRAESRFDPDKRVVPARDSAMRDVPGSVRGIVVADDEENGAVVASMIRGEMEADPARAWRDFAVIARNKVHLDVIASEMQVAGIPFRVVSEGDPGNDPAVSDLLAWIELLAVPTSRHQVQRLLMRPPFSVPADMVGRWASAFKNSAAFAGFDATMLDYLAEVAPQNEAVGRLRAVHAELAKLAATESAGRMVLEIINRAALARPPEDRSDRAKREHFRRVKFLVAMLVFVRSREERLEEPRGIAEFYEYWNDLSDGDRRELAPNAADLIDRDSDDDESASDAVSLLTAHKAKGLEFEVVFLPRVRPGGYPAKNRAAEPPLIPLDLVAPWERVIGRGESGDPSAHADEERRLFFVACTRAHRQLVLLAKFKKSPGSTADYFIELGETAARQEDGSALVNFTDSKEILAGAGTTPDMFDLAASRLPTAVRLGARHVRAIRARLAGLISEAEMDGVDAESLGRIEGEVRSALARLAVSSRLARHGEVPATALADQLGAGEFARALAQQLGGGTPETAPMSMRPPLALSFAKISDYDRCPRCFYLKHVLQLDDEGGPQSVIGQAAHEALEGFYRRFREADAAGEPAPTVDHLLELGRMAFRNHWPASRTIDPSQEDQVLAQLRLTHERLHTPGVHILEIERRVVVMYERAGHLHSIGMRIDRIDQEADGGLVLIDYKTGAAARARREPEADDLQLGLYAMALPVLFPDFGGAGRAEYWLLQTGERGSIAIADLDLDAVRESVDRAIDGMLAGRFEPRRSCDGVCRVFPLSTDEAGR, from the coding sequence ATGTCGCTGTTCGATACATCCGGCTCGTCGTCCGCGGCCGGCGCCTGGCAGCTCGCCGGGGCGCTGAGCGATGAACAGCGGGCCGCAGTCGAGTTCGGGTTGCGCGAGCCGGAGCGGCCGCTGATCGTCCTGGCCGGCCCCGGGACGGGCAAGACGCGGGTGATCATGTACCGGATCGCCCGGCTGGTCGAGGCGGGGTCGTACTCGGGTCCGGTCGAACCGGAGTCGATCCTCGCGGTGACGTTCACGGTCGGGGCGGCGACGCAGATGCGGGACCGGCTGGCGGGGCTGGTGGGGGGGGCCATGGCGTCGCGGGTTCGAAGCCATACGTTCCACGCATTGGGGAACACGTTGCTGCACCGGTTCGGCGACGTGCTGGGCCTGGACATGTCGCGGACAAGCCTGATCGATTCGGCGCAGCGGACGCGCATGTACGTCGCGCTCATGCTGGAGCACGATCTGTTCCGCGACCGGGCGTCGGAGGGGCGGCGGGCGCTGGTGGGGCAGGCGGAGGCGTTCATTACGGCGGCGCACAACCGCGCGTTGACGCCGAAGGACTGCCTTGCGTACGCCACGCGGTGGATCGACGCGGCGGAGCGGTCGGGGGGATCCGGCGAGGCGGCTCTGGCCGAGCGCACTCGGGCGGCGCACTTCGGGCAGCATGCGAGGTTGTTCGAGTTGGTTGAGCAGGAGTGCCTGCGGCGCCGCTTCCTGACGTTCGAGCACCTGATCGCGCTGCCGATCCGTCTGCTCAGGGATCACGCGGGCATCGCCGCGGTGATCAGGCAGGAGTTCCGGCACATCGTGGTGGACGAGTTCCAGGACATGAACCCGGCGCAGATCGAGTTGCTCCGGCTGCTGAGCCCGCCGACCGGGGCGGGCGGCCCGGCGAGGGACGTGTGCGTTGTCGGGGACGACGACCAGGCGATCTACGGGTTTCGGGGGGCATCGGACCGGGCGTTCGCGGACTTCGCGGCGCTGTACCCGGATCACGCGAGGCTCCCGCTGACGGGGAACTACCGCTCGGGACGGGCGATCCTTGACGTGGCGAACGACGTGATGTCGCGCGCCGAGTCCCGCTTCGATCCCGACAAGAGGGTCGTGCCGGCGCGGGACAGCGCGATGCGGGATGTGCCCGGTTCGGTCAGGGGGATTGTCGTTGCGGATGACGAGGAGAACGGCGCCGTGGTGGCCTCGATGATCCGCGGGGAGATGGAGGCCGATCCCGCGCGGGCGTGGCGGGACTTCGCGGTGATCGCTCGGAACAAGGTCCATCTGGACGTGATCGCGTCGGAGATGCAGGTGGCCGGGATTCCGTTCCGCGTGGTGTCGGAGGGGGATCCCGGCAACGACCCGGCGGTGAGCGACCTGCTCGCGTGGATCGAGTTGTTGGCCGTGCCCACCAGCCGCCACCAGGTGCAGCGGCTGCTGATGCGCCCGCCCTTCTCGGTGCCGGCGGATATGGTCGGGCGGTGGGCGAGCGCCTTCAAGAACAGCGCTGCATTCGCGGGCTTTGACGCGACGATGCTCGATTATCTCGCCGAGGTGGCGCCGCAGAACGAGGCGGTGGGCCGCCTCCGAGCGGTTCACGCCGAACTCGCGAAACTCGCCGCGACCGAATCCGCCGGACGGATGGTGCTGGAGATCATCAACCGCGCGGCGCTTGCCCGTCCGCCGGAGGACCGCTCGGACCGGGCGAAGCGGGAGCACTTCCGGCGCGTGAAGTTCCTGGTTGCGATGCTCGTGTTCGTGCGGAGCCGGGAAGAGCGGCTGGAGGAGCCCCGGGGCATCGCCGAGTTCTACGAGTACTGGAATGACCTGTCGGACGGGGATCGGCGGGAGTTGGCTCCGAACGCGGCGGACCTGATCGACCGCGACAGCGACGACGACGAGTCGGCGTCGGACGCTGTCAGCCTGCTCACGGCGCACAAGGCCAAAGGGCTGGAGTTTGAGGTCGTGTTCCTGCCCAGGGTGCGACCGGGCGGGTATCCGGCGAAGAACAGGGCCGCCGAGCCGCCGCTGATCCCGCTCGATCTGGTGGCGCCGTGGGAGAGAGTGATCGGGCGAGGCGAGTCCGGCGACCCATCGGCCCACGCAGACGAGGAGCGGAGGCTGTTCTTTGTCGCGTGCACCCGGGCTCATCGACAGCTCGTGCTGCTTGCCAAGTTCAAGAAGTCACCGGGGAGCACGGCGGATTACTTCATCGAACTCGGCGAGACCGCGGCCCGCCAGGAGGACGGGTCGGCGCTTGTGAACTTCACGGACTCCAAAGAGATCCTCGCCGGGGCGGGGACGACTCCCGACATGTTCGACCTCGCCGCATCGCGGCTGCCGACCGCTGTGCGCCTGGGCGCCCGGCACGTGCGTGCGATCCGAGCCCGGCTCGCGGGGCTGATCAGCGAGGCGGAGATGGACGGGGTCGACGCCGAATCGCTTGGCCGCATCGAGGGAGAGGTGCGCTCGGCCCTGGCCCGCCTGGCGGTCTCGTCGCGTCTGGCACGGCACGGCGAGGTTCCCGCCACGGCGCTTGCTGACCAGTTGGGCGCGGGGGAGTTTGCGCGGGCGCTGGCCCAGCAACTCGGCGGGGGGACGCCCGAAACGGCACCCATGTCGATGCGGCCGCCGCTCGCGCTGTCGTTTGCGAAGATCAGCGACTACGACCGGTGCCCGCGGTGCTTCTACCTGAAGCACGTGCTGCAACTGGATGACGAGGGCGGTCCGCAATCGGTGATCGGGCAGGCCGCGCACGAGGCGCTGGAGGGCTTTTACCGCCGGTTCCGCGAGGCGGACGCCGCGGGTGAACCGGCGCCGACCGTCGATCATCTCCTCGAACTGGGGCGGATGGCGTTCCGGAACCACTGGCCGGCCTCGCGCACCATCGATCCGTCGCAGGAGGATCAGGTGCTGGCGCAACTCCGGTTGACGCATGAGCGGCTGCACACGCCCGGGGTGCACATTCTGGAGATCGAGAGGCGTGTCGTGGTGATGTACGAGCGAGCCGGTCACTTGCACTCGATCGGGATGCGGATCGACCGGATCGATCAGGAGGCGGATGGCGGGCTGGTTCTCATCGATTACAAGACCGGGGCGGCGGCGAGGGCCAGGCGCGAGCCGGAGGCCGATGACCTTCAGTTGGGGCTGTACGCGATGGCCCTGCCGGTGCTCTTCCCGGACTTTGGAGGCGCCGGTCGCGCGGAGTACTGGCTTCTGCAGACGGGCGAACGGGGCTCGATCGCGATCGCGGACCTGGACCTCGACGCGGTGCGGGAGTCGGTCGACAGGGCGATCGACGGCATGCTCGCGGGCCGCTTTGAACCCAGGCGCAGTTGCGACGGCGTGTGCCGTGTATTCCCGCTGTCGACGGATGAGGCGGGCCGATAG
- the rsmD gene encoding 16S rRNA (guanine(966)-N(2))-methyltransferase RsmD, producing MRIIAGEFRSRKLQSPPEGSTTRPMPDRVRESLFSLLRGHLEGASVLDAFAGTGSVGLEAASRGAARVVMIERDRRVAQVLQSNVELLGCEDRCEVAVADVLGLSALSRCPRPVDLVFFDPPYDLVEQGRPGGGWDRVKDQFGRFVELLAETGFGVLRTPWPFRHFDNLADEDQHIQVAEEARRRARGGRRHGPGHTEHLSMDSEIEDPVLEDDWDGEDGAAGEPDKGAPPVHGPPKHMVDLKIPGAVGPETHIYRHTALHLYMRRREA from the coding sequence ATGCGAATCATCGCCGGCGAGTTCCGTTCGCGCAAACTGCAGTCTCCTCCCGAGGGTTCGACTACGCGTCCGATGCCGGATCGGGTGCGGGAATCGCTCTTCTCGCTGCTGCGGGGGCACCTTGAGGGTGCGTCCGTGCTCGATGCCTTCGCGGGGACGGGCTCGGTGGGGTTGGAGGCGGCCAGCCGCGGGGCCGCACGCGTGGTGATGATCGAGCGCGACCGGCGGGTGGCGCAGGTGCTGCAGAGCAATGTCGAGTTGCTTGGGTGCGAGGACCGATGCGAGGTCGCGGTGGCGGATGTGCTCGGGCTCTCGGCGCTGTCGAGGTGCCCGCGCCCGGTGGACCTGGTCTTCTTCGATCCTCCGTACGACCTGGTGGAGCAGGGGCGGCCCGGTGGGGGGTGGGACCGGGTGAAGGACCAGTTCGGCCGATTCGTCGAGCTGCTGGCCGAAACCGGGTTCGGCGTGCTCCGCACACCATGGCCGTTCCGCCACTTCGACAACCTGGCCGATGAGGATCAGCACATCCAGGTCGCGGAAGAGGCCCGGCGTCGGGCACGCGGCGGGCGCCGGCATGGACCGGGGCACACCGAGCACCTGTCAATGGATTCCGAGATCGAGGATCCGGTGCTGGAGGATGACTGGGATGGAGAGGATGGCGCTGCCGGCGAGCCCGACAAGGGGGCGCCCCCGGTGCACGGACCGCCCAAGCACATGGTCGATCTGAAGATCCCGGGCGCGGTCGGGCCCGAGACGCACATCTACCGCCATACCGCCCTGCACCTGTACATGCGCCGTCGCGAGGCGTGA